In one Streptomyces sp. NBC_00597 genomic region, the following are encoded:
- the tatA gene encoding Sec-independent protein translocase subunit TatA produces the protein MIGNLKPLEILLIIAVIFLLFGAKKLPDMARSLGKSARILKSEAKAMKAESAAEDNATAATVADQAPQQAAAPRTIKAAPGDVTSSRPVSEPNHTTQG, from the coding sequence ATGATCGGCAATCTGAAGCCTCTTGAGATCCTCCTGATCATCGCCGTGATCTTCCTGCTGTTCGGTGCCAAGAAGCTCCCCGACATGGCGCGCTCCCTCGGCAAGTCGGCCCGCATCCTCAAGAGCGAGGCCAAGGCCATGAAGGCCGAGAGCGCGGCGGAGGACAACGCCACTGCCGCCACGGTCGCCGACCAGGCCCCGCAGCAGGCCGCCGCCCCGCGCACCATCAAGGCCGCTCCCGGTGACGTGACCAGCTCCCGTCCGGTCAGCGAGCCGAACCACACCACCCAGGGCTGA
- a CDS encoding FKBP-type peptidyl-prolyl cis-trans isomerase: MRRLAGLLVVPLLLLSTAACGDSGSDSAQMTNGAPAITKGAKFGETPTLSTGKGDPPKQLKVVTVSEGNGPVLKKGDVAQVNYYGQVWDGKEPFDQSFGKGKPFDVTIGAGMVIKGWDQGLEGKKVGSRLELVIPPDLGYGDKGSGDKIKPNATLVFVVDIVKGTSVPASATGKEVAQDNKDLPKIGTNTDGKEVSVTVPKDTAPPAKLVSNYVLEGDGPAVKDTDSVIVKFNGKTWKDDKTFESTYATDQTVTWPMDQLSVKGLKDGLIGKKVNSRILLVIPPDQGFGDKETGTIPANSTLVFSLDILAVM; the protein is encoded by the coding sequence GTGCGCCGACTTGCCGGCCTGCTTGTCGTACCCCTTCTGCTGCTGTCGACAGCAGCCTGTGGCGACAGCGGCTCCGACTCCGCCCAGATGACGAACGGGGCGCCCGCGATCACCAAGGGTGCCAAGTTCGGTGAGACCCCGACCCTGTCCACGGGCAAGGGCGACCCGCCGAAGCAGCTGAAGGTGGTGACCGTCAGCGAGGGCAACGGCCCGGTGCTGAAGAAGGGCGATGTCGCCCAGGTCAACTACTACGGCCAGGTGTGGGACGGCAAGGAGCCGTTCGACCAGAGCTTCGGCAAGGGCAAGCCGTTCGACGTGACCATCGGTGCCGGAATGGTCATCAAGGGCTGGGACCAGGGCCTTGAGGGCAAGAAGGTCGGAAGCCGCCTTGAGCTGGTGATCCCGCCGGACCTCGGTTACGGCGACAAGGGCTCCGGCGACAAGATCAAGCCGAACGCCACGCTGGTCTTCGTCGTGGACATCGTCAAGGGCACCTCGGTCCCGGCCTCGGCCACGGGCAAGGAGGTCGCGCAGGACAACAAGGACCTGCCGAAGATCGGTACGAACACGGACGGCAAGGAAGTCTCCGTGACCGTTCCGAAGGACACCGCGCCGCCGGCCAAGCTGGTCTCGAACTACGTGCTGGAGGGTGACGGCCCGGCCGTCAAGGACACCGACAGCGTCATCGTCAAGTTCAACGGCAAGACGTGGAAGGACGACAAGACCTTCGAAAGCACGTACGCCACGGACCAGACGGTGACCTGGCCGATGGACCAGCTCTCGGTCAAGGGCCTCAAGGACGGCCTGATCGGCAAGAAGGTCAACAGCCGCATCCTGCTCGTCATCCCGCCGGACCAGGGCTTCGGCGACAAGGAGACGGGCACCATCCCGGCGAACTCGACGCTGGTCTTCAGCCTCGACATCCTCGCCGTGATGTAA
- a CDS encoding FKBP-type peptidyl-prolyl cis-trans isomerase, which produces MSDQLSKPEIDFPDFPVPADLVIEEVWEGDGAVAEAGKKVSVHYVGVAYSTGEEFDASWNRGTPLQFILGIGQVIPGWDQGIQGMKVGGRRKLVIPAHLAYGDRGAGGAIKPGETLIFVCDLMGV; this is translated from the coding sequence GTGAGCGACCAGCTCAGCAAGCCCGAGATCGACTTCCCCGACTTCCCGGTTCCGGCCGACCTCGTCATCGAGGAAGTCTGGGAGGGTGACGGCGCCGTGGCCGAGGCCGGCAAGAAGGTCTCCGTCCACTACGTGGGCGTGGCCTATTCCACCGGCGAGGAGTTCGACGCCTCCTGGAACCGCGGCACCCCGCTGCAGTTCATCCTGGGCATCGGCCAGGTCATCCCGGGCTGGGACCAGGGCATCCAGGGGATGAAGGTCGGCGGCCGCCGCAAGCTGGTCATCCCGGCGCACCTCGCGTACGGCGACCGCGGCGCCGGCGGCGCCATCAAGCCGGGCGAGACGCTGATCTTCGTCTGCGACCTGATGGGCGTCTGA
- a CDS encoding ubiquitin-like protein Pup has protein sequence MATKDTGGGQQKATRSTEEVEEQAAEAQSDLKERQEKLSDDVDSVLDEIDDVLEENAEDFVRSFVQKGGE, from the coding sequence ATGGCGACCAAGGACACCGGCGGCGGACAGCAGAAGGCGACTCGCTCGACCGAGGAGGTCGAGGAGCAGGCCGCGGAGGCACAGTCGGACCTCAAGGAACGACAGGAAAAGCTCTCCGACGACGTCGACTCGGTTCTTGACGAGATCGACGATGTACTTGAGGAGAATGCCGAGGACTTCGTTCGGAGTTTCGTCCAAAAAGGCGGCGAATAA
- the prcA gene encoding proteasome subunit alpha, translating into MSTPFYVSPQQAMADRAEYARKGIARGRSLVVLQYADGIVFVGENPSRALHKFSEIYDRIGFAAAGKYNEYENLRIGGVRYADLRGYTYDRDDVTARGLANVYAQTLGTIFSSAGEKPYEVELVVAEVGATAAGDQIYRLPHDGSIVDEHGSVAVGGNAEQISTYLDQRHQDGMTLSEALKLAVQALSSQASGADKTIPAERLEVAVLDRTRSQQRKFKRIRGRQLSRLLEADVPAAAQADAVSNDEAPEDDSE; encoded by the coding sequence GTGTCGACTCCGTTCTATGTGTCACCCCAGCAGGCCATGGCCGACCGGGCGGAATACGCCCGGAAGGGCATCGCCCGCGGTCGCAGCCTTGTCGTGCTGCAGTACGCCGACGGCATCGTGTTCGTCGGCGAGAACCCGTCCCGCGCGCTGCACAAGTTCAGCGAGATCTACGACCGGATCGGCTTCGCGGCCGCCGGCAAGTACAACGAGTACGAGAACCTGCGGATCGGCGGCGTGCGCTATGCCGATCTGCGCGGATACACCTACGACCGTGACGATGTGACGGCCCGTGGGCTGGCGAACGTCTACGCGCAGACGCTCGGCACGATCTTCTCCAGTGCCGGTGAGAAGCCGTACGAGGTGGAGCTGGTCGTGGCCGAGGTCGGTGCGACCGCGGCGGGTGACCAGATCTACCGGCTGCCGCACGACGGTTCGATCGTGGACGAGCACGGCTCGGTCGCGGTCGGCGGCAACGCCGAGCAGATCAGCACCTATCTGGACCAGCGGCACCAGGACGGGATGACCCTGTCCGAGGCGCTGAAGCTGGCGGTGCAGGCGCTGTCCAGCCAGGCGAGCGGTGCGGACAAGACGATTCCGGCGGAGCGGCTGGAGGTTGCGGTGCTGGACCGGACGCGGTCGCAGCAGCGGAAGTTCAAGCGGATCCGGGGCCGGCAGCTGTCGCGGCTGCTGGAGGCGGACGTTCCGGCGGCGGCGCAGGCTGACGCGGTCTCGAACGACGAGGCTCCCGAGGACGATTCCGAGTAG
- the prcB gene encoding proteasome subunit beta has product MEPNTRSTGRLPAAFLTPGSSSFMDFLGAHSPEMLPGNRKLPEGVVEAPHGTTIVAATFPGGVVLAGDRRATMGNMIAQRDIEKVFPADEYSAVGIAGTAGLAVEMVKLFQLELEHFEKVEGATLSLEGKANRLSTMIRSNLGMAMQGLAVVPLFAGYDEAKEKGRIFSYDVTGGRSEEHGYAATGSGSIFARGSMKKLYRPDLTEEQATTLVVQALYDAADDDSATGGPDLYRHIYPIVTVITDEGFRRLSDDESQELARTVTNRRLEQPDGPRAALL; this is encoded by the coding sequence GTGGAACCCAACACTCGTAGCACAGGGCGTCTACCGGCAGCCTTCCTGACGCCGGGGTCTTCGTCCTTCATGGACTTCCTCGGGGCGCACTCGCCCGAGATGCTGCCGGGGAACCGGAAGCTGCCCGAGGGGGTCGTCGAGGCGCCGCACGGGACGACGATCGTCGCCGCCACCTTCCCCGGCGGGGTCGTGCTCGCCGGTGACCGGCGGGCGACCATGGGGAACATGATCGCGCAGCGGGACATCGAGAAGGTGTTCCCGGCCGACGAGTACTCCGCGGTCGGCATCGCCGGTACGGCCGGCCTGGCCGTGGAGATGGTGAAGCTGTTCCAGCTGGAGCTGGAGCACTTCGAGAAGGTGGAGGGCGCGACGCTCTCGCTGGAGGGCAAGGCCAACCGGCTGTCGACCATGATCCGGAGCAATCTGGGGATGGCGATGCAGGGGCTGGCGGTCGTACCGCTGTTCGCGGGGTACGACGAGGCCAAGGAGAAGGGCCGGATCTTCTCCTACGACGTGACCGGCGGCCGCTCCGAGGAGCACGGGTACGCCGCCACCGGGTCCGGTTCCATCTTCGCCCGGGGCTCCATGAAGAAGCTGTACCGCCCCGATCTGACGGAGGAGCAGGCCACCACCCTCGTCGTACAGGCCCTGTACGACGCCGCCGACGACGACTCGGCGACCGGTGGTCCGGACCTGTACCGCCACATCTATCCGATCGTCACCGTCATCACGGACGAGGGATTCCGCAGGCTCAGCGACGACGAGTCGCAGGAGCTCGCCCGTACGGTCACCAACCGTCGCCTGGAGCAGCCCGACGGTCCGCGCGCCGCCCTGCTCTGA
- a CDS encoding endonuclease VII domain-containing protein: MAQERPASDGVSTRCKACRAVQGRAGHLKRAYGITEAERDEMIVAQGGVRVICQQGPAEHVDHDHQTGKVRGVLCFSCHAALGQFKDRPDVIRRAAAYVEGNLWNPTLVAQGVYRQPS, translated from the coding sequence ATGGCACAAGAACGCCCGGCATCTGACGGGGTATCCACCCGCTGCAAGGCCTGCCGGGCCGTCCAAGGGCGGGCGGGCCACCTCAAGCGGGCTTACGGCATCACCGAGGCGGAGCGCGACGAGATGATCGTGGCCCAGGGCGGTGTCCGCGTCATCTGCCAACAGGGTCCGGCAGAGCACGTGGATCACGATCATCAGACGGGTAAGGTCCGAGGCGTACTGTGCTTCAGCTGTCACGCAGCACTGGGGCAGTTCAAGGATCGGCCGGACGTCATAAGGCGTGCAGCCGCTTACGTGGAAGGAAACCTGTGGAACCCAACACTCGTAGCACAGGGCGTCTACCGGCAGCCTTCCTGA
- a CDS encoding WYL domain-containing protein has product MAANAIDQTRRMLSLVTYLRERPGAHVADVARAFGITEDELISDLDVLPMCGTSFRGGDLLDIDTDGERIWWRNPDASGESTAEPLRLAADEATALLVAARAVATLPGLRESDRDALLRATAKLEAAAGEAAGASSRLSVTFEAEGGVFADVDRAIAERRRLWLRYYSPARDELTERKVDPIRLFAVGHTYMEGWCHLSEARRTFRLDRVAEIRLLDERAEPPAIEPRDLSEGLVQPAAEDPEVVVEVGPGGRWVAEYYPHDSAEELSDGGLRITLRSPDPASLRRLALRLGREGRIVAPAALADSARQAAREALAGYGEEG; this is encoded by the coding sequence ATGGCTGCCAACGCCATCGACCAGACCCGCCGGATGCTGTCCCTGGTGACCTACCTGCGCGAGCGCCCCGGGGCGCACGTCGCGGACGTCGCCCGCGCTTTCGGGATCACCGAGGACGAGCTGATCTCGGACCTCGACGTGCTGCCCATGTGCGGGACCAGCTTCCGCGGCGGCGACCTGCTCGACATCGACACCGACGGGGAGCGGATCTGGTGGCGCAATCCCGACGCGTCGGGGGAGTCCACCGCCGAGCCCCTGCGCCTCGCCGCCGACGAGGCGACCGCGCTGCTGGTCGCCGCCCGCGCCGTGGCCACCCTGCCGGGACTGCGCGAGAGCGACCGGGACGCGCTGCTGCGGGCCACCGCGAAGCTGGAGGCGGCCGCGGGCGAGGCGGCCGGGGCCAGTTCCCGGCTGTCGGTCACCTTCGAGGCCGAGGGCGGTGTCTTCGCCGACGTCGACCGGGCCATCGCGGAGCGCCGCCGGCTGTGGCTGCGCTACTACTCGCCGGCGCGGGACGAGCTGACCGAGCGCAAGGTCGACCCGATCCGGCTCTTCGCGGTCGGCCACACGTACATGGAGGGCTGGTGCCACCTCTCCGAGGCCCGGCGCACCTTCCGTCTCGACCGGGTCGCCGAGATCCGGCTGCTGGACGAGCGGGCCGAGCCGCCCGCCATCGAGCCGCGCGACCTGTCCGAGGGGCTCGTCCAGCCGGCCGCCGAGGACCCGGAGGTCGTGGTCGAGGTCGGGCCGGGCGGCCGCTGGGTCGCCGAGTACTACCCGCACGACAGCGCCGAGGAACTGTCGGACGGCGGCCTGCGGATCACGCTGCGCAGCCCGGACCCGGCCTCGCTGCGCCGCCTCGCGCTGCGGCTGGGCCGCGAGGGCCGGATCGTGGCGCCCGCGGCACTGGCCGACAGTGCGCGGCAGGCGGCCCGTGAGGCGCTCGCCGGGTACGGCGAAGAAGGCTGA
- a CDS encoding LacI family DNA-binding transcriptional regulator, with protein MTRPTSRDVATAAGVSQATVSLVLGDKWRGRVSERTADLVREAATTLGYRPNLAARNLRLGSTRTALLVVPALTNEFFARVYTGAARIAAEHGFGVVLYPSPDGTGPARNPFASARAALDGVIASSMAARALDAIGDAGLPLVMLDSDPTAGHAAAHVNLAMADGMRQTTEHLLALGHRRFLHLASAVDSWTFDIRAEALAALLRPHAELRTVRAPLAVADARTAVEAALTAPEGRPTAIVCDDDILAAGACKAARRLGLRVPDDLSVTGIDDLALATAVEPELTTVRLPAERVGEQGMTALLAVLDGTPWTAPDIPVELIVRASSGPAPTGP; from the coding sequence GTGACGAGACCCACCAGCCGGGACGTGGCCACCGCCGCCGGGGTCTCCCAGGCCACCGTCTCCCTCGTCCTCGGCGACAAATGGCGCGGCCGCGTCTCCGAACGCACCGCCGACCTCGTCCGCGAAGCCGCCACCACCCTCGGCTACCGCCCCAACCTCGCCGCCCGCAACCTCCGCCTCGGCAGCACCCGCACCGCCCTCCTCGTCGTCCCCGCCCTCACCAACGAGTTCTTCGCCCGCGTCTACACCGGCGCCGCCCGCATCGCCGCCGAACACGGCTTCGGCGTCGTCCTCTACCCCTCCCCCGACGGCACCGGCCCCGCCCGAAACCCCTTCGCCTCCGCCCGCGCGGCCCTCGACGGAGTCATCGCCTCCTCCATGGCCGCCCGAGCCCTCGACGCCATCGGCGACGCCGGACTCCCCCTCGTCATGCTCGACAGCGACCCCACCGCCGGACACGCCGCCGCCCACGTCAACCTCGCCATGGCCGACGGCATGCGCCAAACCACCGAACACCTCCTGGCACTGGGCCACCGCCGCTTCCTCCACCTCGCCTCGGCCGTCGACTCCTGGACGTTCGACATCCGCGCCGAAGCCCTGGCCGCCCTCCTGAGGCCCCACGCCGAGCTGCGCACCGTACGGGCCCCCCTCGCCGTCGCCGACGCCCGTACGGCCGTGGAGGCCGCCCTGACCGCCCCCGAGGGCCGACCCACCGCCATCGTCTGCGACGACGACATCCTCGCCGCCGGCGCCTGCAAGGCCGCCCGCCGCCTCGGCCTGCGCGTCCCCGACGACCTCTCCGTCACCGGCATCGACGACCTCGCCCTCGCCACCGCCGTCGAACCCGAGCTCACCACCGTCCGCCTGCCCGCCGAACGCGTCGGCGAACAGGGCATGACCGCCCTCCTCGCCGTCCTCGACGGCACCCCCTGGACCGCCCCCGACATCCCGGTCGAACTGATCGTCCGCGCCTCCTCCGGACCGGCACCCACCGGCCCCTGA
- a CDS encoding MFS transporter: MAAGYAELLRTRHAARLLAGTLVGRLPNATAAIAIVLFVRAGGGSYSLAGALAAVYGFANAVGQPLLGRAVDLYGQPRVQLPAAVASALGMAWLALAGTGSAAAAYGAVVVSGFFSPPLEGGLRALWPVVLGGREERVHAAYALDAVAQEIMYTVGPLIVTVCVALWSPSGALLVINALGVLGALSVVLSEPSRTWRSEPREAHWLGALRSRGLMALLGAFFFVGCALGSITVAGIAYSDGHGGQAVYGWMMAALGLGALVGGVVYGARQWGGAPERRLRGLVAMLALGYLPLLLTPGPVAMTALTALAGVFLAPTIACAFIVVDRHAPAGTVTEAFSWLVTFFGVGAAVGTAVAGPAVELGSTAAGFGVACAAGAAALVVLTLTQRVLAAPGRTRTVTGSASAAPEGVVGGALEGPAGGAAERLVGN; this comes from the coding sequence ATGGCCGCGGGTTACGCGGAGCTGCTCAGGACCCGGCACGCCGCACGGCTGCTGGCGGGCACGCTGGTCGGCCGGCTGCCGAACGCCACCGCGGCGATCGCGATCGTGCTGTTCGTGCGGGCCGGGGGCGGCAGCTACAGCCTCGCGGGCGCGCTGGCCGCCGTGTACGGCTTCGCCAACGCGGTGGGGCAGCCGCTGCTCGGCCGCGCGGTGGACCTGTACGGGCAGCCCCGGGTCCAGTTGCCCGCCGCCGTGGCTTCCGCGCTGGGCATGGCGTGGCTGGCGCTGGCGGGTACGGGGTCGGCCGCTGCCGCTTACGGCGCGGTCGTCGTCTCCGGGTTCTTCTCGCCGCCGCTGGAGGGCGGCCTGCGGGCGCTGTGGCCCGTTGTGCTGGGCGGCCGCGAGGAGCGGGTCCACGCCGCGTACGCGCTGGACGCGGTGGCTCAGGAGATCATGTACACCGTCGGCCCGCTGATCGTGACGGTGTGCGTCGCGCTGTGGAGCCCGTCCGGCGCCCTGCTGGTGATCAATGCGCTGGGCGTCCTGGGTGCCCTGTCGGTCGTGCTGAGCGAGCCGTCGCGCACCTGGCGCTCGGAGCCGCGCGAGGCCCACTGGCTGGGCGCGCTGCGCTCGCGGGGGCTGATGGCGCTGCTGGGTGCGTTCTTCTTCGTGGGCTGCGCCCTGGGCTCGATCACGGTGGCGGGCATCGCCTATTCGGACGGTCACGGCGGCCAGGCGGTCTACGGCTGGATGATGGCGGCCCTCGGGCTGGGCGCCCTGGTCGGCGGAGTGGTCTACGGGGCGCGGCAGTGGGGCGGGGCGCCGGAGCGTCGGCTGCGGGGGTTGGTGGCGATGCTGGCGCTGGGTTACCTGCCGCTGTTGCTGACGCCCGGTCCGGTGGCGATGACGGCGCTGACGGCCCTGGCCGGGGTGTTCCTGGCGCCGACGATCGCCTGTGCGTTCATCGTGGTGGACCGGCACGCTCCGGCGGGCACGGTGACGGAGGCGTTCTCCTGGCTGGTGACCTTCTTCGGGGTGGGTGCGGCCGTCGGTACGGCGGTGGCGGGTCCGGCGGTGGAACTGGGCAGTACGGCGGCCGGGTTCGGGGTGGCGTGTGCGGCCGGGGCCGCGGCCCTGGTGGTGCTGACGCTCACTCAGCGCGTCCTGGCTGCTCCGGGCCGGACCCGTACGGTGACGGGCTCTGCGTCGGCTGCGCCGGAAGGCGTGGTCGGCGGTGCGCTGGAGGGCCCTGCGGGGGGCGCGGCGGAGCGGCTCGTCGGCAACTGA
- the pafA gene encoding Pup--protein ligase, whose amino-acid sequence MDRRIFGLENEYGVTCTFRGQRRLSPDEVARYLFRRVVSWGRSSNVFLRNGARLYLDVGSHPEYATPECDNVTELVTHDKAGERILEGLLVDAERRLHEEGIAGDVYLFKNNTDSAGNSYGCHENYLVARHGEFSRLADILIPFLVTRQLICGAGKVLQTPRGAVYCVSQRAEHIWEGVSSATTRSRPIINTRDEPHADAERYRRLHVIVGDSNMSETTMLLKVGATDLVLRMIEAGTVMRDLTLENPIRAIREVSHDITGQRKVRLASGREASALEIQREYYDKAVDFAERRGIRTGTVDQVLELWGRTLDAIEAEDLDRIGTEIDWVMKYQLIERYRAKHGMTMSNPRVAQIDLAYHDIHRRRGLYYLLERKGQAARICNDLKIFEGKSVPPQTTRARLRGDFIRRAQEQRRDFTVDWVHLKLNDQAQRTVLCKDPFRSVDDRVEKLIAGM is encoded by the coding sequence ATGGACCGCCGCATTTTCGGGCTGGAGAACGAGTACGGCGTCACGTGCACGTTCAGGGGACAGCGCCGACTGTCTCCTGACGAAGTGGCGCGCTACCTCTTCCGCCGTGTTGTGTCATGGGGCCGCAGCAGCAATGTCTTCCTGCGGAACGGCGCCCGTCTGTACCTCGACGTGGGTTCGCATCCGGAATATGCAACTCCCGAATGCGACAACGTGACGGAACTCGTCACGCACGACAAGGCGGGCGAGCGCATTCTCGAAGGCCTGCTCGTCGATGCCGAACGCCGCCTGCACGAGGAGGGAATCGCGGGCGACGTCTATCTCTTCAAGAACAACACCGACTCGGCCGGCAACTCGTACGGATGCCACGAGAACTATCTCGTGGCCCGGCACGGAGAATTCTCCCGCCTGGCGGACATCCTCATTCCGTTCCTCGTCACGCGGCAGCTGATCTGCGGCGCGGGCAAGGTGCTGCAGACCCCCCGGGGTGCGGTCTACTGCGTGAGCCAGCGGGCCGAGCACATCTGGGAGGGCGTCAGCTCCGCGACGACCCGGTCCCGGCCGATCATCAACACCCGGGACGAACCGCACGCGGACGCCGAGCGCTACCGCCGCCTGCACGTGATCGTCGGGGACTCGAACATGTCCGAGACGACCATGCTGCTCAAGGTCGGGGCCACCGATCTGGTGCTGCGCATGATCGAGGCGGGGACGGTGATGCGGGACCTGACCCTGGAGAACCCGATCCGGGCGATCCGCGAGGTCAGCCACGACATCACCGGCCAGCGCAAGGTGCGTCTGGCGAGCGGCCGCGAGGCCTCGGCGCTGGAGATCCAGCGCGAGTACTACGACAAGGCGGTGGACTTCGCCGAGCGCCGGGGCATCCGTACCGGCACGGTGGACCAGGTGCTGGAGTTGTGGGGCCGCACCCTCGACGCGATCGAGGCGGAGGACCTGGACCGGATCGGGACCGAGATCGACTGGGTCATGAAGTACCAGCTGATCGAGCGGTACCGGGCCAAGCACGGCATGACCATGTCGAATCCGCGGGTGGCTCAGATAGACCTCGCCTACCACGACATCCACCGCCGGCGCGGGCTGTACTACCTGCTGGAGCGCAAGGGGCAGGCGGCGCGGATCTGCAACGACCTCAAGATCTTCGAGGGCAAGTCGGTTCCTCCGCAGACCACGAGGGCGCGGCTGCGCGGCGACTTCATCCGCCGGGCGCAGGAGCAGCGGCGGGACTTCACGGTCGACTGGGTGCACCTGAAGCTGAACGACCAGGCGCAGCGGACCGTGCTGTGCAAGGACCCGTTCCGGTCGGTGGACGACCGGGTGGAGAAGCTGATCGCCGGGATGTGA
- the tatC gene encoding twin-arginine translocase subunit TatC, with translation MLKSARKQEKQSKQAKDAEGRMPLVEHLRELRNRLLKSVLAILVITIVAAFYYKNLIDFMLKPMLDSVGCTDGVVSQRNGRPCADMTVNGLIAPFSIALKVSLTAGVVLSAPVWLYQLWAFVAPGLHNHEKRYAMGFVAVGAPLFAAGGVLAYKLLPQTATILLEFTPENARNLLPVDDYLDLVTRMVVVFGLAFELPLLLILLNFTGVLTAKRLASWWRAMVLGITIFAAFATPTGDPLTMMSLAAPIVALYFIALGICLVNDRRRSRANPDALLDDDEASELDLTPAPIGDMEPVQAPTALPEQADGGRRQINGYDDAT, from the coding sequence TTGCTCAAGTCTGCCCGCAAGCAGGAGAAGCAAAGCAAGCAGGCCAAGGACGCCGAAGGGCGGATGCCTCTTGTCGAGCACCTGCGTGAGCTGAGAAACCGCCTGCTGAAGTCGGTCCTGGCGATCCTCGTGATCACCATCGTGGCGGCCTTCTACTACAAGAACCTCATCGACTTCATGCTGAAGCCGATGCTGGACTCCGTCGGCTGCACCGACGGGGTGGTCTCGCAGCGCAACGGCAGGCCCTGCGCCGACATGACCGTGAACGGCCTCATCGCCCCGTTCTCGATCGCCCTCAAGGTCTCGCTCACCGCCGGTGTGGTGCTCTCGGCGCCGGTGTGGCTCTACCAGCTCTGGGCCTTCGTCGCCCCGGGCCTGCACAACCACGAGAAGCGCTACGCGATGGGCTTCGTCGCCGTCGGCGCACCGCTGTTCGCCGCCGGTGGGGTGCTCGCGTACAAGCTCCTGCCGCAGACCGCGACGATCCTTCTCGAATTCACCCCCGAGAACGCACGCAACCTGCTCCCGGTCGACGACTACCTCGACCTGGTGACGCGCATGGTCGTCGTTTTCGGCCTCGCCTTCGAGCTGCCGCTGCTGCTGATCCTGCTGAACTTCACCGGCGTCCTCACCGCGAAGCGGCTGGCGAGCTGGTGGCGGGCCATGGTGCTGGGCATCACGATCTTCGCCGCGTTCGCCACGCCCACCGGCGACCCGCTGACCATGATGTCGCTGGCCGCGCCGATCGTCGCCCTCTACTTCATCGCGCTCGGGATCTGCCTGGTCAACGACCGCAGGCGCAGCCGCGCCAACCCCGACGCGCTGCTCGACGACGACGAGGCGTCCGAGCTGGACCTGACGCCCGCGCCGATCGGCGACATGGAGCCCGTCCAGGCCCCGACCGCCCTGCCCGAGCAGGCCGACGGCGGCCGCCGCCAGATCAACGGCTACGACGACGCGACCTGA
- a CDS encoding WYL domain-containing protein — protein sequence MAIAKAERLMNLALCLLGTRRPLSKRELRGSIEAYMEAGNDESFNRMFERDKDDLRELGLVIETVENLEGETGYLARRDSNRLPPVSLDAEEAAALGLAAKVWQQARLAGAASGALQKLRAGGMPEAGDPYEGQHSAIEPRIPVHEAAFEPLMLACRDRRPVVFDYRKSTAARPETRQVEPWALECWRGHWYLAGYDRDRGAERVFRLSRITGKVRSRAAKYTAEVPDVVTVRETVASWAGESADRSALIRLRAGAGYPLRAKATAVREGGDGWDELEIPYGHGLDAWLVEFGPDVVVVEPADLRADVVDRLRAVAKG from the coding sequence ATGGCGATTGCCAAGGCCGAGCGGCTGATGAATCTGGCGCTGTGTCTGCTGGGGACCCGTCGGCCACTGAGCAAGCGTGAGCTGCGCGGCTCCATCGAGGCGTACATGGAAGCCGGCAACGACGAATCGTTCAACCGCATGTTCGAGCGGGACAAGGACGATCTGCGTGAACTCGGCCTGGTCATTGAGACGGTGGAGAACCTGGAGGGCGAAACCGGCTACCTCGCCCGCCGTGACAGCAACCGGCTGCCGCCCGTGTCCCTCGACGCCGAGGAGGCCGCCGCCCTGGGGCTCGCGGCCAAGGTCTGGCAACAGGCCCGCCTCGCGGGAGCCGCCAGCGGCGCCCTGCAGAAGCTGCGCGCGGGCGGGATGCCGGAGGCGGGGGACCCGTACGAGGGCCAGCACAGCGCCATCGAGCCGCGCATCCCGGTCCACGAGGCTGCCTTCGAACCGCTGATGCTGGCCTGCCGCGACCGCCGGCCGGTGGTCTTCGACTACCGCAAGTCCACCGCCGCGCGCCCCGAGACCCGCCAGGTGGAGCCGTGGGCGCTGGAGTGCTGGCGCGGCCACTGGTACCTGGCCGGCTACGACCGCGACCGCGGGGCGGAGCGCGTGTTCCGGCTCTCCCGGATCACCGGCAAGGTCCGCTCCCGGGCGGCCAAGTACACCGCCGAGGTCCCGGACGTGGTCACCGTGCGGGAGACCGTGGCGAGTTGGGCCGGGGAGAGCGCGGACCGCTCCGCCCTGATCCGGCTGCGGGCCGGCGCCGGGTACCCGCTGCGGGCCAAGGCCACCGCCGTGCGCGAGGGCGGGGACGGCTGGGACGAGCTGGAAATCCCCTACGGGCACGGGCTGGACGCCTGGCTGGTCGAGTTCGGGCCGGACGTAGTGGTCGTGGAACCCGCCGACCTGCGGGCGGACGTCGTGGACCGGCTGCGCGCCGTGGCCAAGGGCTGA